A genomic stretch from Rubripirellula reticaptiva includes:
- a CDS encoding sulfatase-like hydrolase/transferase, translated as MRSILLILLPWICCFHANAEAPPNIVLIMADDVGIEGLGCYGGVSYRTPALDGLARDGVRFTHAYSQPLCTPTRVQLMTGKYNHRNWTYFGTLDPNETTFGHRMKDAGYATAIFGKWQLQSYDPPDFPGSDERRGTGMHAKDTGFDEYALYHALNTEDKGSRYANPTMLEGAAGEAGELKTYPGKFGEDIWVDKTIDFLGRHRDQPAFVYYPMALPHWPFVPTPNSDDWDPEKPVTESLEYATDMIEYMDTAIGNLVVGLKSKGLRENTVVIFYSDNGTHLDVSSQLSDGRTINGGKGLTRQTGVHVPLIVSWPGHVKPAVVDSLVDASDFMPTLLELAGSKLPVDVMCDGVSFAGQLFGRSDGTRQSVFCWYDPRPGYDKSQFSREVFALDHQYKYFRDGRLFKLTDRPLEELPIDLGEASEQDRAAIAKLKHVIDSAMAGVAEPPLVDMYGESIQSQ; from the coding sequence GTGCGATCCATTTTGTTGATATTGTTACCTTGGATTTGTTGTTTTCACGCCAATGCCGAGGCTCCGCCGAACATCGTGCTGATCATGGCGGACGATGTGGGGATTGAAGGCTTGGGGTGCTATGGTGGAGTTTCCTATCGTACGCCTGCGCTCGATGGGCTTGCCCGAGATGGCGTGCGATTCACTCACGCTTACTCTCAGCCGCTTTGCACCCCGACACGAGTGCAGTTGATGACCGGCAAGTACAACCATCGCAACTGGACGTACTTTGGCACGCTTGATCCCAATGAAACAACCTTCGGGCATCGGATGAAGGACGCTGGATACGCGACCGCGATCTTTGGAAAGTGGCAATTGCAATCGTATGACCCGCCTGATTTTCCTGGATCCGATGAAAGGCGAGGTACGGGCATGCATGCCAAGGACACCGGCTTCGATGAGTACGCGCTCTATCATGCGCTCAATACCGAGGACAAGGGATCGCGATATGCGAACCCGACGATGCTAGAGGGAGCCGCGGGCGAAGCTGGTGAGCTGAAAACGTATCCAGGAAAGTTTGGCGAGGACATTTGGGTTGATAAGACGATCGATTTCTTGGGGCGTCACCGTGATCAACCTGCGTTTGTCTATTATCCCATGGCGCTTCCGCACTGGCCCTTTGTACCCACGCCCAACAGCGATGATTGGGATCCCGAAAAGCCGGTGACTGAGTCGCTTGAGTATGCGACTGACATGATTGAGTACATGGACACGGCGATCGGTAACTTGGTTGTTGGGTTAAAGTCGAAGGGTCTGCGTGAGAACACGGTCGTGATTTTCTATAGCGACAACGGAACTCACTTGGACGTTTCGTCGCAGCTATCGGACGGCCGAACAATCAACGGTGGAAAAGGACTGACGCGGCAAACCGGAGTTCATGTGCCGCTGATCGTGTCGTGGCCCGGACACGTCAAACCGGCGGTCGTCGATTCGCTTGTTGATGCGTCGGACTTCATGCCCACGCTACTTGAGCTTGCTGGTAGCAAGTTGCCCGTAGATGTGATGTGTGATGGTGTCAGTTTTGCTGGGCAGCTCTTTGGACGGTCCGATGGGACGCGGCAGTCGGTGTTCTGTTGGTACGATCCTCGCCCTGGGTATGATAAGTCACAGTTTTCGCGAGAGGTGTTTGCGCTGGACCACCAGTACAAGTACTTTCGCGACGGGCGTTTGTTCAAACTGACGGACCGACCTCTAGAGGAATTGCCGATTGATCTTGGCGAAGCAAGCGAACAGGATCGCGCGGCGATCGCAAAGTTAA
- a CDS encoding arylsulfatase has translation MTLKQPIRLVSVLLTRPAMVRWITLILLCTIPFSIFVEPVSGADSDSPNVIFILADDLGIGDLGCYGQQKLKTPNIDRLASEGLRFTDHYSGNTVCSPSRAVIMTGQHPGHVHCRGNGEENTFALDPKMITLPRMFKNAGYATGAFGKWGLGITSDSGNSNPLTHGFDHFSGWKSQRIAHTYFPSSIVRDGVEQPLQPGTFIHDMIVDDARQFIRSSVSAKTRFFCYIPTAVPHAAMHAPKQLHEKWRKVYPQFDGKIGTYGAGPDDDCPPVQNPIAGFAAMMENLDNEVGSILDLLIELGVDENTIVCFSSDNGSHLEGGHDPEFWDSNGPFRGHKRDLYEGGIRTPLLVRWPAKIVAGRTSDHISAFWDIVPTMAEITGQAVPAQVDGLSFLPTLLGDEESQAKHQSIYMEFIHGNAKPYSSRSLRMGDWKAVQSSEKKLGKQMLSIELYNLADDVDEQHDVAATNAALVEKMERYMDEAHRPLK, from the coding sequence ATGACGTTGAAGCAGCCCATTCGCCTTGTTTCGGTACTACTAACAAGACCGGCAATGGTTCGATGGATCACATTGATCTTGCTTTGCACCATACCGTTTTCCATCTTTGTCGAACCTGTTAGCGGTGCTGATTCGGACAGTCCGAATGTCATCTTCATTTTGGCGGACGATCTTGGGATCGGTGATCTTGGTTGTTATGGCCAGCAGAAATTGAAGACGCCCAATATCGATCGGCTCGCTAGCGAAGGTCTGCGTTTTACGGATCACTATTCGGGCAACACGGTGTGTTCCCCGTCTCGCGCGGTGATCATGACTGGCCAGCATCCTGGGCACGTGCATTGCCGAGGCAACGGCGAAGAGAACACGTTCGCGCTGGATCCGAAAATGATCACGCTTCCACGAATGTTTAAAAATGCAGGTTACGCCACGGGAGCGTTTGGAAAATGGGGGCTCGGTATCACGTCGGACTCCGGCAACTCGAATCCTCTGACCCATGGTTTCGATCACTTTTCGGGTTGGAAGAGTCAGAGGATCGCGCACACCTACTTTCCATCCAGCATTGTCCGCGACGGTGTCGAGCAACCGCTTCAACCGGGAACTTTCATTCATGACATGATCGTCGACGATGCGAGACAGTTCATTCGGTCGAGTGTGAGTGCCAAAACGCGGTTCTTTTGCTATATCCCGACCGCGGTGCCACATGCCGCGATGCATGCGCCGAAACAGTTGCATGAAAAATGGCGTAAGGTGTATCCTCAGTTCGATGGAAAGATCGGCACATACGGCGCCGGGCCGGACGATGATTGCCCGCCGGTTCAAAATCCTATCGCTGGTTTTGCGGCGATGATGGAGAACCTGGATAACGAGGTCGGCAGTATTCTTGACCTGCTGATTGAGCTTGGAGTCGATGAAAATACGATTGTTTGTTTTTCAAGTGACAACGGTTCTCACTTGGAAGGTGGGCACGACCCCGAGTTCTGGGATTCGAATGGTCCGTTTCGTGGTCACAAACGTGACCTTTACGAAGGCGGAATTCGAACGCCACTGTTAGTACGTTGGCCAGCAAAAATCGTTGCCGGACGAACCAGTGATCACATCAGTGCATTTTGGGACATTGTGCCGACGATGGCCGAGATCACTGGCCAAGCCGTTCCGGCACAGGTGGATGGTCTTTCGTTCCTGCCCACTTTGCTGGGGGACGAAGAATCACAAGCAAAGCATCAGTCGATCTATATGGAATTCATTCATGGAAATGCGAAACCGTATTCCAGCCGATCGTTGCGAATGGGCGATTGGAAGGCGGTTCAGTCGTCCGAGAAGAAGCTGGGAAAACAGATGCTTTCCATTGAGCTTTACAACCTGGCGGACGACGTTGACGAACAGCACGATGTGGCTGCAACGAATGCCGCATTGGTTGAGAAGATGGAACGGTACATGGATGAAGCACACCGACCATTGAAGTAG
- a CDS encoding DUF1552 domain-containing protein — protein MSKRKQIQRRGFLRSTSALIALPALESFGFRRFASAAPIDSGPPKRMVFLGMGFGVTADRWYPDVNTVGENYELPEILKPLAKHQKDITIIQNLMHQYSADGHSGSTFWLTGANRYAIPGQSFHNTISVDQVAAETLGEQTRFTSIQLAAKGASNDGHGPGSSLAWNRSGKPVAGLDTPVAAFHRLFSQDNTPLAVQQQRLKEQRSVLDTVLSDARSVNRKINRADNEKLEEYFQSVREIEVRLAKEETWLGVEKKVPRDSVSQPKESLEGVEEIRMMYDIMVAAMQVDATRVFTYRMPVDSMIASLGASMSAHSMSHYSEGERRTVSESRDTAHAKLLAEFIDKLKSTKEADGSSLYDHAAITMGTNLSSVHTLKNCPTLVTGGGAGFKHGRHLVMDDPKTPLCNLWLSTLRGCGILAGSFGDSTGAIDELFTI, from the coding sequence ATGAGCAAACGCAAACAAATTCAACGTCGTGGTTTTCTTCGCAGCACAAGTGCACTGATCGCGTTGCCCGCGCTCGAGTCGTTTGGATTCCGGCGGTTCGCGTCGGCCGCGCCGATCGACAGTGGGCCACCAAAGCGAATGGTGTTCTTGGGGATGGGATTTGGAGTGACAGCCGACCGTTGGTATCCCGATGTGAATACCGTTGGCGAAAACTATGAGTTGCCAGAAATTCTTAAACCGTTGGCAAAGCATCAGAAGGACATCACGATCATTCAGAATCTGATGCACCAGTATTCCGCTGACGGTCACTCGGGAAGCACTTTCTGGTTGACGGGTGCGAACCGGTACGCGATTCCGGGGCAGAGTTTTCATAACACGATTTCGGTCGATCAAGTTGCTGCTGAAACGTTGGGCGAACAGACTCGTTTCACATCGATCCAGCTTGCCGCCAAAGGTGCCTCGAACGACGGTCACGGGCCGGGATCGTCATTGGCGTGGAATCGATCGGGGAAGCCCGTTGCAGGACTCGATACGCCCGTTGCGGCGTTCCATCGCCTGTTCTCGCAAGACAATACGCCGCTAGCGGTACAGCAACAACGATTGAAGGAACAACGCAGTGTGCTTGATACCGTGTTGTCGGATGCAAGGTCGGTGAACCGAAAAATCAATCGTGCCGACAACGAAAAATTGGAAGAGTACTTTCAGTCGGTGCGTGAAATCGAAGTTCGGTTGGCCAAAGAAGAGACGTGGTTGGGCGTTGAAAAGAAGGTGCCTCGAGATTCCGTCAGCCAGCCGAAGGAATCACTTGAGGGCGTTGAAGAAATTCGCATGATGTACGACATCATGGTTGCAGCGATGCAAGTCGACGCAACTCGTGTCTTTACGTATCGCATGCCAGTCGATTCGATGATCGCTAGTCTTGGTGCGTCGATGAGCGCACACAGCATGAGTCACTATTCCGAAGGCGAACGCCGGACGGTCTCGGAATCGCGTGATACGGCGCATGCAAAATTGCTGGCTGAGTTCATCGACAAGTTAAAGTCGACAAAAGAGGCGGATGGGTCCAGTTTGTATGATCACGCAGCGATTACGATGGGGACGAACCTAAGCAGCGTTCACACGCTGAAGAACTGTCCAACGTTGGTGACCGGCGGGGGTGCTGGGTTCAAGCATGGTCGTCACTTGGTGATGGACGATCCCAAGACGCCATTGTGCAACCTGTGGCTAAGCACACTGCGTGGATGTGGGATTTTGGCAGGTTCGTTTGGTGACTCGACTGGAGCTATCGACGAGCTTTTCACGATCTAG